Within Streptomyces roseirectus, the genomic segment TGACAAGGTATTCAACGATGCGCTTCCCTCGGCGATCCGTTATGCCGCCGATCACGACGCGAAGGTGATCAACATTTCCCAGGCGTCAACAGAAACGACGCCACAGGTGACCGCCGCAGTCACCTATGCCCTCAAGAAGGGCTCATTGGTATTTGCTGGTGTCGGCAATGATGCGGAGAAGGGAAATTTGGTGATGTACCCGGCGGCCACACCTGGTGTGGTCGGCGTCGCGGCGGTAGGAAAGGACCTTCACCGGACGGCGGAGTCCGAGTACGGTCCTCAAGTCGACATGGCCGCACCGGGTGAGCAGATGGTCCACGCCTGTGGAACCAAGAGCGGCATGTGCGAAAGCCACGGCACCAGTGACGCCACCGCCCTGGCCTCCGCCAGCGCCGCCCTGATCTGGTCCGTCCACCCCACCTGGACCAACAACCAGGTCCTGCGCGTCATGCTGAACACCATCGGTGGCCCCACGGACGGCGCCAAGCGCAACGACGCCATCGGCTACGGCATCGTCCGCCCCCGCATCGCCCTCCAGAACCCCGGCGACCCGGGCCCGGCGGACGTCTACCCCCTCCCCGACCTCGCGGAGGCGCAGCAGCCAGCGTCCCCCGCCCCCACCCCGTCGGCGAAGGAGAGCGAACCGGCGAAGGCGGCGGCTGCGACGAAGGGCGACGACGGCACCCCGTGGCTGGGGATCGGCCTCGGTGTGGGCGCCCTCGTCGCGGCCGGCGTGGCAGCGACGATCGTCGTCAGGAAGCGCCGCACCACCGCGCCGCAGCCCACCGGGAGCCAGCCCTACCCGGCGCCGCAACAGGGCTTCGGCCCGCCCCCGGCGATGCCGGCGAACGTTCCGCCCCAGCCTCCTCGGGGCCCGGACGGCAACTGATCCCCCGCTCCCGCCCCCCGTCGGAACGATCTCCCCGAACGCTTCACACCCCTGCACCGATCGATGCGAAACACGCCTCCCTGACTCTCTTACCAAGTTGCTAACTTGTACGGAGATCGGGGACGCGCGGCCACGCGAGTGGTGCCGTACGGAGGAAAGCCGCGGTGGCGAGCCGCACACGGGGAAGGTGGCAGGCCGATGGCCTGGGACGAGTGGGAACAGCTCAAGGCGGGTGCGCTGGAGCGCCAACAGGGCTCCTCCGGGATGCAGTTGAACAGCGTGGACCTCGGCACGGACTCGAACGGCCGTCAGGCCACGATGCCGAGTGCGTACGGCGTACTCAAGGTCTCGCAGAAGGACCTCGCGGCGATCGGCAAGTCCGCCCACACCTTGTTCAACGACCTGTACGACAAGGCCCGGGTCGCGGGCCCCTCCAGTGACTCGGCGGCGAAGGATCTCACGGGGCAGGGCTTCGCCCTCGGCGCCGCACTCCAGCACGTCTCGACCCGCTGGACGGCCCAGCTCAAATCGCTGTTGGACGCCTGCGCGCACATCTCGAACCACATGCACGTCACGAAGAGGCTGCACGCCGGGGACGACGACTACATCGCGCGGGTGGTCAGCAGCATCGCCGTCCTGGACGACGGCTTCGACGAACGCGTCGGCAAGCCGGGTACGCCCAACTCGGTGTACGGGGAGCCGAAGAAGAAGGAGTGAGGACGGCGACGTACCGCACCGCCGAGCCCTCCGCCCCGCCCACCGAGGAATGACGCCCCGTGAAATTCGACGCCCTGTACCACGCCAACTTCACCCTGCTCTCCGAAGCGGTCACCGACTGGGGGACGCTCGTCACGAGCCTGGCGCAGCTCCAGAAGGACGCGGAGACCGGGCTGCACCAGGCGGCCAACAAGGCCAACTGGGCTGGCGTCAACCAGCAGGTCAGCAAGGAGTTCATCGGCAAGACGGCCGGTGAGTTCGCCGACGCCCACACCCAGGCGAACAGCATCTACCGGATCCTGGAGGACACCCTCGGCGAACTCAAGGGTTTCCACCAGCAGTTGACGACGGCCGTCAGCAACGCCAACACCAAGGGCTTCAGCGTCCTCCCCAACGGCGACGGTTTCATGGTCACGTTGACGACCCGCCCCCAGGACCCCGCGGGCAAGGAGCCGGACCGCACCGCCGAGATGACCGCCGTCCGCGACGACATCCAGAAGATCCTCAACCAGGCGTCCACGAGCGACAGTTCGGCGGCGACCGTCCTCAAGGCCCTCGTGGACCAGAGCGAGTTGGGCTTCTCGGGTGCCGACTACAAGGACCGGGATTCCGCCGCCGAGGCCGTCAAGGAAGCCGACAACCTCGCCAGGCTGGCGAAGAAGGACCCCCACGACCTGACGGTCAAGGAGTTCGACCAGCTCAACGCGGGTTTCAAGAAGTACGCCGACGACCCGCTGTTCGCCGAACGGTTCGCCGCGACCCTCGGACCGCAGAAGACCCTGGAGTTCTGGTCCGGCCTCACCGACGGCCGCAACTACGACGTCGTCGACGAACGCCGCGACCAACTCGACGACCTCCAGCGGGGGTTGAGCCTCACCCTCGCGGGCGCCTCGCAGAGCGACTCCTCCGCGATGACCGCCTGGAAGCGCGACATGACCGGCCTCGGCGCGACGAGGATCGGCGGCGACAGCGGCCCCATGGGCTTCCAGGTCATGAGCAACCTGATGCGCGTCGGCGACTACGACGACAAGTTCCTCACCGGTTACGGCAATCGCCTGATGGCCGAGGAGAAGCAGCTCACCGCCTACGGCCAACAGCCCAACCGCGTCTGGCAGTTCGGCGGCGCCGGCGGCACCTACCAACGCCTCAACTTCCTCGGCGACGACACCGGCGCCGACCCCCTCACCGGCTACATGCGCGGCCTCGCCAACAGCCCCGACGCCGCGACCACCTTCTTCAACGCCGAGTACGTAGCCAAGGACGACCCCAACAACCCCTTCGAGCGAGACTCCGACGACGAGAACAGCTACAAGGGCAAAGTCGGCCTCTCCAACTTCCAGTACCTCTTCGAAGAACGCGACTGGCCCCAGGAAACCAACCTCAAAGGCGACGACCTCCACACCGGCCAGAACTACATGGCCATGGCCCTGGAAGCAGCGACCACAGGGCACCCGGCGGGGGAGATGCCCACCGCGGACACGCCGCCGCACAACAGCCAACAGACCAAACTGTTCGAGTCCATTATCTCGTCGATCTCGCAGAAGGACACGCTCCTTACTGGCAATGGCTATATGTCGGACAGTATGGGGCAGATTACGGCAGAATACATGCCGGACATTCATCGGCAGCTGTCTGCGGGAAAAAATGATGAGGCTCTTTATCCGGTCGTGGGTTCTGTTGCGAACCCTGGAGAGAAGGAATTGACTCGATTCCTCTACGCACTTGGCAGGAATCCGGAAGGGTATGCTGCTGTAAATCTGGGTCAGTACAGCTACACGACACAGTTGATGCATCACCACTTCACGCATCCCGGTGTTTATCTCGACCCGGGATTCTCTCAGTCCGACAGTCTCAAGCAGGGAATGGAGGGGGTTGCGAAGACTGCCGGACAGATTGAAGGGATTATCGCTGCCGGTCGCGCTTACGAGAACGAGGTTCGTGGCGCGGAAGCGGATGCCGAGTACAACTCGGCACTGGAATCCGCTGGCACTTGGGGCGGAACTGTCATCGGTATTGGCATTGGTATGGCTACTGCGCCGATGACAGGACCGGGCGGAGCCGTCATC encodes:
- the mycP gene encoding type VII secretion-associated serine protease mycosin, with the protein product MRTGSARYRLCRVMTVTVLGLSLVGIAGTPASAETIRQEQWFLDAMQAENMWKISTGEGVTVAVIDSGVDSTNPDLVGRVLPGKDFSTGQPGDAHTDYEGHGTGMAGLIAGTGAYNGGQGAFGLAPGAKILPIRLPNSGAAANLAESDKVFNDALPSAIRYAADHDAKVINISQASTETTPQVTAAVTYALKKGSLVFAGVGNDAEKGNLVMYPAATPGVVGVAAVGKDLHRTAESEYGPQVDMAAPGEQMVHACGTKSGMCESHGTSDATALASASAALIWSVHPTWTNNQVLRVMLNTIGGPTDGAKRNDAIGYGIVRPRIALQNPGDPGPADVYPLPDLAEAQQPASPAPTPSAKESEPAKAAAATKGDDGTPWLGIGLGVGALVAAGVAATIVVRKRRTTAPQPTGSQPYPAPQQGFGPPPAMPANVPPQPPRGPDGN